Proteins encoded in a region of the Nitrospirota bacterium genome:
- a CDS encoding ABC transporter ATP-binding protein, translating into MTPSSDLVVQTEQLSKIFHVGFWGKRVTAVDGLSLEVRRGEVFGFLGPNGAGKTTTIKMLMGLIYPTSGRAQLFGRDLGDPQTKSRLGFLPESPYFYDYLTSREFLGFYGHLFGLWGAVLNKRIDELLELVGMTHAQNLQLRKFSKGMLQRIGIAQAMINDPELVVLDEPMSGLDPIGRKEVRDLIFRLKESGKTVMFSSHILHDAEVLCDRVAMILKGRLVACGRVTDLLDQGANHQVELVVDRLTPAGLDHLRPLADKVVMQGDRMLVVLKSQQQVEGALEIIRAAKACLVSLNPQKGSLEDLFIREVEEHQSPSEHRA; encoded by the coding sequence ATGACGCCTAGTTCCGATCTTGTCGTACAGACAGAGCAACTGTCGAAGATCTTCCACGTGGGATTTTGGGGGAAGCGCGTTACCGCTGTGGATGGCCTCAGTCTCGAAGTCCGGCGTGGGGAAGTGTTTGGTTTTCTTGGCCCGAATGGCGCGGGGAAAACCACGACCATCAAGATGTTGATGGGGCTCATCTATCCGACGAGCGGGCGCGCGCAGCTGTTCGGGCGGGATCTGGGCGATCCGCAGACCAAGTCCAGGCTGGGCTTTCTTCCCGAGTCGCCATATTTTTACGACTACCTCACGAGCCGTGAGTTTCTTGGGTTCTACGGACATTTGTTCGGGCTGTGGGGCGCTGTTTTGAATAAGCGAATTGACGAACTCCTAGAGTTGGTCGGCATGACGCATGCGCAGAATCTCCAGCTCAGGAAGTTCTCAAAAGGCATGTTGCAGCGGATAGGGATCGCACAAGCCATGATCAACGATCCGGAGTTGGTGGTGCTGGACGAACCCATGTCCGGGCTGGACCCCATCGGGCGGAAAGAAGTCCGCGATCTGATTTTCCGTCTCAAAGAGTCCGGGAAGACGGTCATGTTCAGCTCCCACATCTTGCACGATGCCGAAGTGTTGTGCGATCGGGTCGCGATGATCCTGAAGGGGCGGCTGGTGGCCTGTGGCCGTGTGACCGATTTGTTAGATCAAGGGGCGAACCATCAAGTGGAACTGGTCGTGGATCGTCTGACCCCTGCTGGATTAGATCACCTCCGTCCGCTCGCCGATAAAGTGGTCATGCAGGGGGACCGGATGCTGGTGGTACTGAAGAGCCAGCAACAGGTGGAGGGGGCGCTGGAGATTATACGCGCGGCGAAGGCTTGTCTGGTGTCGCTCAATCCTCAGAAGGGTTCATTGGAGGACCTCTTCATTCGGGAGGTCGAAGAACATCAGAGTCCGTCGGAGCATCGCGCATGA
- a CDS encoding ABC transporter permease subunit: protein MKILSIALNTFRENLRDKLLYNLLVFALLMIGSSVLLSRLTLGEFHRLILDLGLGSINFFGVLIAIFVGIGLVSKEIEKKTIYTIVSKPVARYQFLLGKYLGLTITLFVNTAIMALGLLVVLYAQEVPIEGVLFKALALIFVEFMVVTAVALLFSTFTSATLSAIFTLALYVIGHLTADLKTFGAKMDGLSRGILNGIYYLLPNLERFNLKGHVVHHLEVSGSDLMLIVAYGAAYTALLLFMASLIFQRRDFR, encoded by the coding sequence ATGAAGATTCTGTCGATCGCGCTGAATACATTCCGGGAAAACCTGCGGGATAAGTTGCTCTATAATCTGTTGGTGTTTGCCCTGCTCATGATCGGTAGCTCGGTGCTCCTGTCACGGCTCACCTTGGGAGAGTTCCACCGGCTCATCCTGGATCTTGGGCTCGGGAGTATTAATTTCTTCGGGGTGTTGATTGCGATATTTGTCGGGATCGGACTGGTGAGCAAGGAGATTGAAAAGAAGACCATCTATACGATTGTGTCCAAGCCAGTGGCGCGTTACCAATTTCTGCTCGGGAAATATCTTGGGCTCACGATCACCCTATTCGTCAACACGGCGATTATGGCGCTGGGACTTTTGGTGGTGCTCTATGCCCAAGAGGTTCCCATCGAGGGGGTGCTCTTCAAGGCACTGGCGCTGATTTTTGTCGAGTTCATGGTGGTCACGGCGGTCGCCCTCCTGTTTTCCACGTTTACGAGCGCGACCCTGAGCGCCATCTTCACGCTGGCGCTGTATGTGATCGGACATCTCACGGCCGACCTGAAAACATTCGGGGCGAAGATGGATGGTCTCAGCCGGGGAATCCTGAACGGGATCTACTATCTCCTCCCAAACCTCGAGCGCTTCAACTTGAAGGGCCATGTCGTGCATCATCTGGAAGTCAGTGGCTCGGATCTGATGCTGATCGTCGCCTATGGAGCGGCATACACGGCGTTGCTCCTCTTCATGGCCAGCCTCATTTTTCAACGACGCGACTTCCGCTAA
- a CDS encoding DegT/DnrJ/EryC1/StrS family aminotransferase, with amino-acid sequence MNVPLLDLKAQFQPLRAEIMAELETVCDEQGFILGPRVVAFEESVAKYIGSRYAIGCASGSDALLLSLMAMGVKAGDEVITVPFTFFATAGAISRLGAKPVFVDIQPDTFNIDPKLIEQAITPRTKAIMPVHLFGQCADMAAINEMAKRKKIYVIEDACQAIGAGQQGKRAGVLGDTGCFSFFPTKNLGGFGDGGLITTNDKTLADSMSMLRVHGSQVRYLHEAIGINSRLDALQAAVLQIKLKYLDQWTEGRRRNAERYQQLFARTKHTDRVTLPPTAPGNFHVYNQFTVRVQKRDELRTFLKEKGVGTEVYYPLPMHLQQCYRDLGHQKGSFPLSEQAAEEVMSLPIYAELTEAQQVYVVEMIAEFYRRA; translated from the coding sequence ATGAATGTGCCATTGCTTGATTTGAAAGCTCAGTTCCAGCCTCTCCGTGCTGAGATCATGGCGGAGCTAGAAACGGTCTGTGACGAGCAGGGATTTATCCTGGGGCCGCGCGTCGTGGCGTTCGAGGAATCCGTTGCCAAGTATATCGGGTCTCGTTACGCGATCGGCTGCGCCTCCGGGAGCGATGCGCTGTTGCTCTCCCTGATGGCTATGGGTGTGAAAGCCGGCGATGAGGTCATCACCGTCCCGTTCACATTTTTTGCCACGGCGGGCGCGATTTCACGATTGGGCGCGAAGCCGGTGTTTGTGGACATTCAGCCGGATACGTTCAACATCGACCCCAAGCTGATCGAGCAAGCGATCACACCTCGCACAAAAGCCATCATGCCCGTGCACCTCTTTGGGCAATGTGCGGACATGGCTGCGATCAACGAGATGGCCAAGCGGAAGAAGATCTACGTCATCGAAGATGCCTGCCAGGCCATCGGCGCCGGTCAGCAGGGGAAGCGTGCCGGGGTTCTCGGCGATACCGGTTGTTTCAGCTTCTTCCCTACAAAAAACTTAGGCGGGTTCGGCGATGGCGGTCTCATTACGACCAACGACAAGACGCTTGCCGATTCCATGTCGATGCTCCGTGTGCATGGGAGTCAGGTCCGTTACCTCCATGAGGCGATCGGCATCAATAGCCGGCTGGACGCACTCCAGGCAGCCGTGCTCCAGATCAAATTGAAGTATCTCGACCAATGGACCGAGGGGCGCCGCCGGAACGCCGAACGGTATCAGCAGTTGTTCGCCAGAACGAAACATACGGATCGAGTGACGCTGCCACCTACGGCGCCAGGAAATTTCCATGTCTATAACCAGTTTACGGTGCGAGTCCAGAAGCGCGACGAGTTGCGCACCTTCTTGAAAGAGAAGGGGGTCGGCACGGAAGTGTACTACCCGCTTCCAATGCACCTCCAACAGTGTTATCGCGATTTAGGTCATCAGAAGGGATCGTTCCCTCTCTCAGAGCAGGCGGCTGAAGAGGTGATGTCGCTTCCAATCTATGCCGAACTGACGGAAGCGCAGCAGGTTTACGTGGTTGAGATGATTGCAGAGTTCTATCGGCGCGCCTAG